Proteins found in one Nymphalis io chromosome 4, ilAglIoxx1.1, whole genome shotgun sequence genomic segment:
- the LOC126781604 gene encoding cytosolic carboxypeptidase Nna1-like, whose translation MLWWKQLESAQENAMMIEREEQRRDNTTLTLTLPTRDPVLQDNLLIANLDQVKTLQATLFPICNKGTFISNFLQNNIKTNQLEINTDIKTFKTTAKLKEPRDLFALPKELDCPQQAPRWPSECQVVEERIQHIMWSPASPEPYYVSTGKELKPQPVGEEAGTVIFQYYPMSAVNYFSRSSVGGSRLFLSACTTAGGEDELRFESRFESGNLAKAIKITSAYYELHLRTDLYTNRHMQWFYFRVSNTRKQMMYRFSIVNLTKPESLYNEGMRPLLYSTKDAQLHSIGWRRCGENIAYYKNDSTCEEEEQSPSYTLTFNLEFPHTDDAVYIAHCYPYTYSDLQEYLSRLQTHPVKSTYSKLRLLCRTLAGNNVYYLTITAPNSNEMEPKKKKAVIITARVHPGESPSSWMMKGFMDYLTGDSNQARELREKFIFKLVPMLNPDGVIVGNNRCSLTGKDLNRQYRTVIRETYPPVWHTKVMIRRLQEECGVAMYVDLHAHSRKHNIFIYGCESRKNSDKRLQEQVFPLMLHKNAADKFSFENCKFRIQRSKEGTARVVIWMLGVANSYTMEASFGGSELGSRMSTHFSAQDYESLGRTFCETLLDFYDEDPSKERLRTKIVTRLLKEGSNADEPTNIDLSDYSSDEGDTSSSSSEAGVARETSTFAQLAPPPSPILPDINRNIIDRPRRQRQILEKINKTEKKKTKRETLQVSRATIDLTSDAMTDASSDCDSFEENLSPIRRVRKHLHSSSKMKPRRKKKMPPELKIFPAPTSDSTFNSDREKKPSKSRRPRSVSMTTEPFNKSRLNPASWHQFQRLPPPKCLSEIKGRNMNPSELQVKLSTLRKNVWIGVQDEEKGPLSWGISSFAMNSYFTDSEALLRSCSKKLEELEGEKKKHKDEKKKKKFKSKKVLVKVPNSDELLEPNSKVPKTNKKKGKLKYIKSDISLTNNTSFTDIPRNAQPLPQNKLPKSTFRKGAFVATAIQTKKSIQKTIQNMVSDNSDSDESIRTTRKVKKKSKVTKNKLQKNITETKIKN comes from the exons ATGTTATGGTGGAAACAACTTGAGAGTGCTCAAGAAAACGCTATGATGATAGAACGAGAGGAACAGAGAAGAGATAACACGACGCTTACTTTAACGTTACCTACTAGGGATCCCGTATTGCAAGATAATTTATTGATAGCAAATTTAGATCAAGTAAAAACTTTGCAAGCCACTCTTTTTCCTATTTGTAATAAAG GAACATTCATATCCAACTTTcttcaaaataacattaaaacaaaccaattagaaataaatactgACATCAAGACTTTTAAAACAACAGCCAAACTGAAGGAACCACGAGATTTATTTGCACTTCCAAAAGAACTTGATTGTCCGCAACAGGCACCACGTTGGCCATCTGAATGCCAA gttGTAGAAGAAAGAATACAGCATATTATGTGGAGTCCTGCATCACCAGAGCCATATTATGTTTCAACTGGAAAAGAACTTAAGCCTCAACCGGTCGGAGAAGAAGCAGGCACAGTGATTTTTCAATACTATCCTATGAGCGCTGTGAATTAT TTTAGTCGGTCGTCTGTAGGAGGATCTCGTCTATTTTTGTCGGCATGTACGACTGCAGGGGGTGAAGATGAACTACGATTTGAATCACGTTTTGAGAGCGGCAATTTAGCTAAAGCAATTAAAATAACGTCTGCTTACTACGAGTTACACCTCCGTACTGATCTCTATACTAATAGACATATGCAATGGTTTTATTTTAGGGTGTCTAACACTAGAAAGCAAATGATGTAcag gttTTCTATAGTAAATTTAACAAAGCCTGAAAGTCTGTATAATGAAGGAATGCGTCCTTTACTGTATTCAACGAAGGACGCACAATTGCATTCGATCGGTTGGCGACGTTGCGGTGAAAATATCGCCTATTACAAAAACGACTCCAC gtGCGAAGAAGAAGAACAAAGTCCAAGTTATACATTGACTTTTAATCTAGAATTTCCGCATACAGACGATGCTGTATACATTGCACATTGTTATCCATACACATATTCGGATCTTCAGGAATATCTTTCTAGATTACAAACACATCCAGTAAAATCGACATATTCCAAACTAAGACTTCTTTGTCGGACTTTAGCTGGTAACAATGTTTATTATCTCACCATTACTGCGCCAAACTCTAACGAAATGGAACCAAAG aaaaaaaaggctgTAATTATTACGGCTAGAGTTCACCCCGGTGAATCCCCTTCGTCCTGGATGATGAAAGGTTTTATGGACTATTTGACTGGGGACTCGAATCAAGCTCGAGAACTAagagaaaaatttatttttaagctagtGCCAATGCTTAATCCTGATGGG GTTATTGTTGGTAACAATCGTTGTTCGCTGACTGGAAAAGACTTAAATAGGCAATACAGAACAGTCATAAGAGAAACATATCCACCTGTGTGGCATACAAAAGTAATGATACGAAg GTTACAGGAGGAATGCGGAGTTGCAATGTATGTGGACTTACATGCACattcaagaaaacataatatctttatttacggATGTGAAAGCCGAAAAAACTCAGACAAACGTTTACAAGAACAAGTATTTCCTTTAATGCTACATAAAAATGCTGCGGACaag tttTCATTTGAAAATTGCAAATTCAGAATACAACGTAGTAAAGAAGGAACTGCTCGAGTGGTAATATGGATGTTAGGGGTGGCAAACAGTTATACAATGGAAGCTTCATTCGGAGGATCAGAACTAGGAAGTAGAATGTCTACGCATTTCTCCGCACAAGATTACGAGAGTCTTGGCCGTACATTCTGCGAAACTTTACTGGATTTTTACGATGAGGATCCTAGCAAAGAAAGATTGAGAACAAAAATTGTTACACGTCTCTTAAAAGAAGGCTCTAATGCGGATGAGCCAACAAATATTGATCTTTCTGATTATTCAAG TGACGAAGGCGATACATCCAGTAGCAGTTCGGAAGCCGGTGTTGCAAGAGAAACTTCAACCTTTGCACAACTCGCACCTCCACCGTCCCCAATTCTGCCCGATATCAACAGAAATATAATTGAT AGACCACGGAGACAAAGACAAATATTggagaaaataaacaaaactgagAAGAAAAAGACAAAAAGAGAAACATTACAg gtaTCAAGGGCTACAATAGACTTAACATCTGATGCAATGACGGATGCATCATCTGATTGTGATTCATTTGAAGAAAATCTCAGTCCTATAAGAAGAGTTCGTAAACATTTACATTCGTCCTCAAAAATGAAACcaagaagaaagaaaaaaatgccccctgaattaaaaatatttccagcACCA ACAAGTGATTCAACATTTAATTCTGACCGCGAAAAAAAACCTTCAAAATCTAGAAGACCAAGAAGTGTCTCGATGACAACTGAACCATTTAATAAGTCACGTTTAAATCCTGCTTCATGGCATCAGTTTCAACGTTTACCACCTCCTAA GTGTTTATCTGAAATTAAAGGCAGAAATATGAACCCATCAGAACTACAAGTAAAACTAAGTACATTAAGGAAAAATGTTTGGATTGGAGTTCAAGATGAGGAAAAAGGTCCCTTGTCATGGGGAATTTCTAGCTTCGCCATGAATTCATATTTCACAGATAGTGAAGCTTTGCTCAG ATCATGCTCAAAGAAATTAGAAGAATTAGAGGGTGAAAAAAAGAAACACAAagatgaaaaaaagaaaaagaaatttaaatccaAAAAGGTTTTAGTTAAAGTGCCAAATTCAGATGAATTACTTGAACCAAATAGTAAAGtacctaaaacaaataaaaagaaaggaaa gttaaaatatattaaatctgaTATCTCACTTACAAACAACACAAGCTTTACAGATATACCAAGGAATGCACAACCATTACCACAAAATAAGCTTCCTAAGTCAACCTTTAGAAAAGGTGCCTTTGTGGCAACAGCTATACAAACTAAAAAGTCCATTcaaaaaacaattcaaaatatgGTATCTGACAACTCTGATTCTGATGAATCAATTCGAACAACAAGAAAAGTCAAGAAAAAGTCCAAAGTgacgaaaaataaattacaaaaaaacataacagagactaaaattaagaattaa